The genomic window TGGTTTTCtaatggtgcttttttttttgacatagCCCACCCCCATCAAAACACACAGAGCATCTCAGTACCTGTTTCTGccattgtaatttattttggaaGGATTACAAAGTGGAAACATTGGTCACcagtgagctcagctttactgtcagaataTAACCTTTAGAccagtgaaaatgaaggaatattAAGATCCCTGGCTAACAAGATTAATAGCAGGACACATCTCTGTACCCAAAGCCTCTGTTTCATCACAGGGTTTTTCAGCTGAATGACTTAGGgtgagtaaactttaattcacaggtgtcaaactctcctccatgttttagatgtgttcttgctttaaaacctctggtttaaatggatgacttgttgccattctcctggagaacctgatgatttggtgaggagctaatcaaaccaCTTGAATCAGgtatgttggagcagaaaaacctaaaacctccaggagagcggccctcgaggcctggagtctgacacccctgctttaattCATTGCAAGTCCCAACCAAGTagacatttgcattttttttaaagtaaacatgaGATGGGCGATGGTCATTGGTTCTTATTGAGGTACTTTCTCAGCCTTTAcagagtttgttgttgttctgacaCTTGTGCTATAATATTCAGCCCTGCATGagtaatgaaagaaaaaacccGTGAATTGTGAGAAACTGGAACTGCTGCAGGTTGGTCTTAAGTTTGGAGCGGTGGATAAGAACCGGTGGAACAGGACAGGATGGGTCAGAGGGACAGGGTGTTTGGGTTaaatgtttgaagaaataatgaATGCCAGAAATATACCTGACAAAATTTTGACCAGTGAGATATGTTTATACCATTTGTTATCTTATTTGGAATGTCAATACATCTATCTACAGTGACAATGAGAACCCATGTTAAtccttgtttttgtcactttgttgttcagttttaaagggTTAGTGGTGGATCTGGAAGATGGAAACCTGATGAAGTTAGCTGAAGATGGAACTGTCCTACGGTACGCTCTCACGTCCTAAAACTGTAATTatgagttttgaaaaaatatttctgaacatttattgttttcttttgttttatcttaaataGGGCAACACATGGAACCAATGACCTGAGCACAGATGAGCTAATCAAACATTATGGTCTGAAGAGGGAGTGGAAGCACTTCAACAGCCTGAATACGTCCTTTACAAGATCTGGTGTGTTGTTTACATCATAATAATTTGATCTTTTAGATTATTGtacaggatttttttattttttactgagttagatttcattttattttttcagcaaaataCTATTTCTATGACAACTACTTCGACCTGCCGGGGGTTCtgctctgtggaaaagttgtggACATGTTGCACAAGGTGATAAATGATGCTAGGACATGGCTAATCTTAAAAAAGTCATTTCGCTTTCCAtcaatgtcttcagctacagaataaaattccagtttttttaaataataaggATTTATATGTTCAGTGTCATAACTGattcattttgttgtctttgaacAGCGAGGGAATGAGGTGAACTCTGACTTTTGGAAAGACATGTTGGCTGCAATCGAACACAATTACAACACGTCTGCATTTAAAGGTAtgcagtttatttcaaacacatacacattttAACGTATTTATACACAGTGGAAGAACAAACTCAGTACaccaaaaatattttccaaagtcaaacttttattctgtgttttgatCTGTAAGTTGTACATAACTTAATACATCCAATGGGACACGTTTTATAAAAAGCAGTTTGATTTTCTCCTCCTTTGTTCTTTGGTGGTCAAAGTGCTCATGAAAGTGTGTTGAACTCTAATAACATATATTACAAATGTTTTGCATATTGTTGTAggtaaatacagagaaattcttaaacaacaaacattaataCAGAcgaacacaaaaaaagcacagtAAAGCTTCCAGGCAATTGTAGAGCACCACTTagaatatgtttttattgttccatGTTTTTCTAAACTTTCTTAGGCACGAGGTGAAAAAGAGACAGGGATCATTTTGACACGTAACTTTTTAGATAATATGGATCACAGTGAAGTGAGTCGTTTTTTAACCAAATCGAAGATCTTTAAAAACTTGACTGAGGCAGTTAAACTTGTCAAACTCAGAACAAATTCAcaatcttaatttaaaattttgtaaaCTGATCTATTCCTCTGAGAAGTTGATGTTTTGTAAGGTTTTGAGGTTTATAAAGATTTTTGAACTCACGTTGAGGCAATTAAGAACCCAGAGAAAATACAATGAACATTGTCTGCAGCAAATATACCATTGCTCTCCTCATCAGGAACTTGAATGTAGACTCTGTCACCAGGATGCAACATGAGAACAGCACTGCCTGACATCTGGTCCAGGAAGCCCTTGTTGTACTCGTCATAGGTGAAAACAACTGGCTCCTCATTTTTGTAGAGGGCCACCAATGCATTAGCACCGTTGACGTGCATATGGAAGCTGAAAAAGTACAGGCCTGGGATCTGGCAGGTGAACACACCACTGTGTGCATCGTAATGATGCTCTCCATTATAAAGAACCTGGTTGAATTGAATTGGGGTTCCAGCTGGGGGGTAGGCCATGGTTAGGACAGCACTGAAGGCAGACATAGGAGCCTTCATCATTTCGTGAGGCATCACAACTTCATGGGATTTGATTGGCATGCTCTTGTCATGGTGGTAGACCACTTCTCCTGGTGGACCAGGAGGACCGGGAGGACCAACAGGGCCAGGAAGACCATCCTGACCCCTTTCACCTCGAATTCCAGGGGGACCCTGAGGACCAGAAACTCCTTTAGCCATCTGGCCAGCTGGACCCGGTGCCCCTGGAATTCCTGGATGACCCTTGAGTCCAGGtggacctgatggaccagggAGCCCAACTGGTCCCATTGCCCCTGGCCTTCCAGGTTCACCACTTTTTCCTGGTGCTCCAGGTTGGCCTGTATGTCCTTTTAGTCCAGGTGCACCATTTGAACCAGGGAGTCCTGGAGCACCAGCATGACCTTGTGAACCTTTTGGACCCTGAGCACCATTATGACCTGGAAGTCCTGCAGGACCTACTGCCCCAGGGGTGCCTGGTTTTCCAGTGAAACCTTGAGCTCCCTGCTCACCTTTGGATCCCCTTGGGCCTGGTGCACCCACCATACCAATGTCGCCTTTGGGTCCTACTGGACCTGACTCACCCTGGAATCCTCTTGCACCCTGTGGACCAGCTGGGCCAATTGGACCAGGAGCACCCGAGTGACCAGTAAATCCAGTTGGGCCTGGCTCTCCTTTCTGGCCAGTGGTTCCTGGAGTTCCAGGGGCGCCTCTGCTTCCTGGAATTCCTGGTTCACCTGTTTTGCCAACACCTGGCATGCCAGGGGAGCCTGGCTGACCAGCAGGACCCTGTGGACCCTTGGGCCCCATAGGTCCAGGCATTCCTGGTGTACCGTTTTGGCCTGGTTTTCCAGAGGCTCCTACACCTGGAGGTCCAGTGTGACCCTTAGGCCCCGGTGAGCCCATTGGGCCAGGAGCTCCATCTCTTCCTGGCATACCAGACTTACCAGGTTCTCCAGGATAGCCAGTGGCACCAGGAGAGCCAATTCCAGGTTTGCCTGGCATACCAGATGGGCCCATTGGTCCAGTTGGACCTGGTGATCCTTGTACCCCAGGAACACCAATGCCTTTTTCACCTTTGGGACCAGGAAAACCAGGAATACCAGGATGCCCCTTCAGACCAGGCTCACCTCTTGGACCCATTGCACCAGGGAGCCCAGATGGTCCAGGTTTTCCAACAGCTGAAAGTCCAGCAGGTCCAGGGGTTCCAGGGGTTCCAGGTGCACCTCTTTGCCCCATTGGTCCAGGTCCACCAGGGATACCTTTTTCACCAGGAATACCATGGGGACCTGGTTTTCCAGGTGCACCTGGGGTACCTGGTTTACCCGCCTGAGAGTGGCCGGGGGGTCCAGGAGGTCCTGGTGGGCCTCGTGGTCCTGTATGTCCAACACCCCTTTCTCCAGGAGGTCCAGGTGGTCCCATTGGTCCGTGCTCACCTGGAGGACCTGGAGGACCTGGTTGTCCTGCGACagctaaagaaaacacaaacacagcatgaGGTGTAGTTATTTTTTGACGATGACGTCTTAgttatttcattttgtctttgtttcagttttaaaattgaaaaaataaactagttGTCAAAAGCTCAAACTGAACAGCCATAGATTAAGTAGTGTGAGAGGTCTTTAGTTGAAACCTGTAAAGTTCTCACAGGTTTCTTAAATAACTCACATTTATAGTGTTGAACTCTACCACAACGTGAGTGTAGTACAGCTCCCTGTCATTATGGCTTGTGGGAACAGAAACTCATTTTTGTTCTCTCCTGTTACCTTTAGGAATGCTGATCGGAGATGATGTTCATGACAAACTTATATCTGCTGGTACAGCAGTTTCTGTGCATGGGACCTTCAGCTGTTTGCATGACAGCTTAAAATATtctaaacatttctgtcagtaaCTTCACATTTCCTGCTCGTATGATACATTACTAACTCAACAGACAAGCTTCCAGTTGTTAACGGTTAGATAACCATATCCTAAGGAACAAGGGTTAAATTTGAtcttaattatgtttttaaaaactactcaTACTTGAAGGCTATTTAACTGTAGGTGGGTATTACAAACATGGCACAGAGAATGAAAAGTTAAAGTGTAACAGATTGATGGTAATCACTGGAAGTCTTAAGTCATCTTCTCTCTTAGTAAGTAATCAAAATGAACATCAAGACTGTCAGTTGTGTTGCATCACTTGGTAACAAGTTCATTTGAATCTGTGTAATATAGTTGTGGCACCATGTTGTTTGTTGTAATAAAAcgttaaagctttaaaactagAATGGCAGGAATACATTTTGGACTGTGCACAATCAGCATCTGTTACCAGAAGTCTGTATTTATCAGAAACTTGTCATTTTATCAAGCTGCACTGGcctctgctttaaaatggtGTTTAGGGAGAAATAAAAAGCCCACTCTGGCAGAGCTGTCATTCTAAAGCCACATAGGGTGTGCCTAGATGTTGTTTGTGCCAGAAGTGGACCTCTTTGCCGTCAGTAACACCACAAACTGATGGTGATGATACTGACCCAGGATCTGAACCTGTCGGGGCAAGAAAGCATGGATAACCCTTGAATAATTCAGTGTAGTGCTAatatcaggttttatttttgttgcttttctatctgaatttttaaaatttgttaaaagttgttgctctgtttttgaGCATGCTGCAGACAGAGGCGGCTGTAAATCTGCTgtgaattgtttgttttactgcagcttctGTATTTTGTCCCTGTCTGATTGTGTGGTGTGATTTGGACACCACAGGGCTGTTGGGTAGAGTGTGCCTGTGACGTGGTACAACCATCTGTTTTAGGAATCGGtcaaatcagttttttatttgcaattttacACTCATCTAGAAGCAGGCTGTCTAACCACATCAAAATCCTTCAACTTGAAATTAGATTGTAAACTGACAAATGAAAAGTTTGACTAATTTGCTGAAccgttttgttctttttaaaggatttttccTCAAcgtacagcttttatttttaacatctttgACAGCTTTACTCCACCTCACAGCTCCATACAGTCAGACACAGTTCAGTTGAGCTGCTTGACGGCTCTTAATGATGGAGGGTGGCACTTTATTTACTGACATGTAAGAGCCAACAGTTTGACTGAGAGCTTAGAGAGGTGTGGGTGATGAGAATAATGAAGATAATGGTTTAAATTGTGCAGCTAACTGAGAAGttcttttggactttttttaacTTGCTGCTTTGAATGTTTATATATAGTAAGAGGTATGGTCTAAGATTTTACTGCTAAATTGGCTTTGATTGAGCCGTGTGACTGATaaggtcttgttttttttttcctcaataagTTTAAAGTACAGTTTAGAGTTGAGTCATTTTGGGTGTTTCTGCCTTTAGTAAGTGAAGTTCCTTTTAGCTCTTCCAAAGTATTTCATTGCCTTTTCAACCATAATTCTTTACAAACCGGAGCAAAAACATCACCAAgtatttcctgctgctgtttagcAGCCTGAAATCCATTTTATAGTCATAAGTTTGAGTTTATCTGAAGAAGGTGGTTCCTGCATCTGATTGCACTCATTACCTTCAGCATACCTGCAGTCCACTGCCCATCCATCACAGCCACTAtactctgaggaaaaaaaaaaaaaaacagtagtcTGAAACTCACCGTGGCTCTTGACAGGGTAGGGGACCTTTGTCACTTTTGGCGCGTAGTACCTCTCAGGGGTTCCCTCAGCCAAAGCCAGGAGAACAAGAAGAAGGCTTGTTACCCTCAAGTCCATCTTGTGAAGCTAAACCTGCAtgtgcaaaaattaaaacataaagaataataataactataagatggtttgtttttggttttctgcttttagtgaCAATCGGCAGTAAACAAGtcttaaattaaacaactgTGGCAACAGCTCTGTCTgacctgtaaaaaaaagttcaaatattgCCTTTTTGCTCACAATTCACAGACAGTGAGACAGAAGCTGCCTTAGGGAGGACATAAATGCAACTTTTCTTCCTGCATAAACCTAAGTCAAACTCATAACACCTGTAATATATGTAGCCATCATTCCCAGCCAGGCTGCACCCTCCCATCCACCAACCTTAAAGCAGGGAACTCACCGTGGAGGCTTACGCTccaaagaaactgaaggtgagTGTGGATGCTGCTGTCCCGGAGCTCTGCTTGTATATCCGAATCTGTAGAGTGGGTCTGCCTGTGTGTGCggcagctgctgcttcctggACCCCTGAGCTCTACGCATTTATACCGAGCTGCTCTCCAGCATCCTGTGGATGGCCCTCCCTCTTCTTCTGATGTCATCTTTAATGATGGGTGTCAGTCCAGAGCAACCGTTCTCCCTTCTGGTGTTCACTGGTTCAGAGGAGAGTGGGTATTTACAGACAGGTGATCTGTCTGTTTGCACTTTTCTGACtctaaagttttcatttttagggccttttgtagttttattttttcagcttaAAGTTATAGAAGTTTGTTTCAGGATACTTTCCTAGTAAATGATGCTGACTGAGTCTGACAGTGTTTTTGGTCCAGTGCATAGGTTCAGTGTTCGGTGTAAAGCTTCACTAAACCACCTTAGTTTAGTCACTTTTGCTtaaatctgatgtttaaaactgtcatttcagAGTTTGAATTTATTCTAAGCACTATTTTAGTCATGTGATGCTGATTTGTGTTCATCATTGGGTTCTATATTGTGAACCTTGTCAttctgtttgcatgtttgtgttctttaagTGAATGTGAGGGGAGGTTGCAGACATGTTAAAGCTTTTAGACACCAGAAGGCAGACGTGAGGTGCAGTACTGCGTGATGTCacactcagctactatcacatttaattttagctaaatacTTGTAAAAcggactaaattatagccatttttgaaaggtcagttagctgtggtggtcatcttgaatcaggttcactccaaaagttcatgacctgcagatgtacatccaatgattatgtCCTGAAAGGTTCATTGAACTTTGTCCAGttattcacaagatattttgctaataggtAGACAGGGTTGTTGCTAACAGTTattgttaaacttttaaacaaaactaatgtgcaatgtgtagtgctgGGATTAATGCTCAGCAACTACCACGCCAAATGTTATGTCAGTAAATATACAGACCGGCACACTGTCCTACCTTGAACAGAATTATTGAGGTGTTTTCATCAGCCATCAGGTTTTCCAGTTAAAATCTGATCTGTACTGtggttgctaacagacagacacatgaacatacacagacaataataaaaatcattattgcccaccttcgcctttttttttttgttggttgaTACAAGATAGTTACCCACAGTGCTGTTGCAATAAACAAGACCTGCGTATGATGATAAATCATCTGAACTCAACattaataaagacaaacaaagtgtCTCTGCTTTGTCCTGTTGGTCAGAATTGAGGACAGAATGTCAATTAtttgggagctgccatgttgggtTGTTGGAAGAGGATGTGGGTGTGTTTCCTTAATACGTCTCCCAACTCATCAACATGCTGTCACACTGTCACATTGTGACATGACATTCTACCTTA from Kryptolebias marmoratus isolate JLee-2015 linkage group LG17, ASM164957v2, whole genome shotgun sequence includes these protein-coding regions:
- the col10a1b gene encoding collagen alpha-1(X) chain, whose protein sequence is MDLRVTSLLLVLLALAEGTPERYYAPKVTKVPYPVKSHAVAGQPGPPGPPGEHGPMGPPGPPGERGVGHTGPRGPPGPPGPPGHSQAGKPGTPGAPGKPGPHGIPGEKGIPGGPGPMGQRGAPGTPGTPGPAGLSAVGKPGPSGLPGAMGPRGEPGLKGHPGIPGFPGPKGEKGIGVPGVQGSPGPTGPMGPSGMPGKPGIGSPGATGYPGEPGKSGMPGRDGAPGPMGSPGPKGHTGPPGVGASGKPGQNGTPGMPGPMGPKGPQGPAGQPGSPGMPGVGKTGEPGIPGSRGAPGTPGTTGQKGEPGPTGFTGHSGAPGPIGPAGPQGARGFQGESGPVGPKGDIGMVGAPGPRGSKGEQGAQGFTGKPGTPGAVGPAGLPGHNGAQGPKGSQGHAGAPGLPGSNGAPGLKGHTGQPGAPGKSGEPGRPGAMGPVGLPGPSGPPGLKGHPGIPGAPGPAGQMAKGVSGPQGPPGIRGERGQDGLPGPVGPPGPPGPPGEVVYHHDKSMPIKSHEVVMPHEMMKAPMSAFSAVLTMAYPPAGTPIQFNQVLYNGEHHYDAHSGVFTCQIPGLYFFSFHMHVNGANALVALYKNEEPVVFTYDEYNKGFLDQMSGSAVLMLHPGDRVYIQVPDEESNGIFAADNVHCIFSGFLIAST